The segment TGGTAATCTCTGAGGCAGGGCAGATTACAAAACCTGAAACCGTCTCTTGGTGCTGAAATCTCGTGAGATTATAGTATGTGATCACCGAGGGGCAACACGATTCACACAAAAACCCATGAAAAGTAGGCTTGGATTTACAGCCTATCATGTAAGATTAGAATCAGCTGTTTTTCGTTTTATACTCGTAGTTGTGATAGATGATGTCACTGATGGTGTcgacttatcatcatcatcatcattatttctatttttaaaaaaaatggcaatctGGATAGCGTTGAGTTGATATTACAGTTTGCCAATCTCTCGAGTCGGTTTTTTTTGTAGCAGCTGGTAATTTATATAATGGCTTTCCAAATATCATTGATTCCTTGATATTTTGACAGCTGTTATATAATTTACCTGTTAcaacaaagttattattattattattattattattattattattattattattattattattattattattattattattattcaaacactacttccactaatatatattctatataccatGACTTCTACTGCCACAATTATAACCGTTAATATGTTCTCTGTtcatatcattcttattataaATTCATATTCTTGAGAACATTTCTCATGAGAATTCACCTGCCCAGGTAGAACAAATGTTAAGAAGTGTTTAACCTTTGTTCTCTTCAAGCACTGGCTCTTCAAGGCACCTATTTTCGAAAAGAAtaggaacttttatatatatgaaagttctCCTTCTGAATGtgagtttgatatatatatatatatatatatatatatatatatatatatatatatatatatatatatatatatatatacatttatttaaaatctaaatatatgtataaatatacatgtattggAATTCGATGATCGCTGAGGTCACACAATGATAAAATGCTACAAATAATTGGCTGACGTATTTTACCTAAGGACGTACGAAGCTGATATCTTTTACATAGTGATGgccttttcttttcaaatatacaCATACGGACCTAAGGCCTATCATATGCCAGCACTTTTCAATCCTCCTTGGCGTTTAAAGTACTCTGCAACTTTTTTTATACAACTTATGCGTCTCgtataatataaaaaaggataTGAATGACACAGATTGTCtcagatatttaaatatattcaaataaataaatagatacctGCATAATATCTTTCACACTCTACACGCACATTTAAACAATACGGTTGTACTTGAAGTTCGTGGTATCTCGAGTCGAAGGAGAAAGACATCGACTATCTTGCAAAGTTCTTTCTCAAACGTCTACTTCGATTCGTTCGAGTCGGGAGCAGCGTAGTACCTCCTTGGAGCCTCTCGAGATTCGTCGGATTCGTCGGAGTCCGGGAATTGAGCCTCGCCGGAATAGGTGACCTCGGCGACGTACCCGTCGTCACCGTCGACGTGGAAGGACACCTTCTGCAGGCGACCGTCGGGGAGCTGGACGTAGTAGGATCCCTGGGTGTCCTCGCCGTCGCGGGCCTCCTGGTGTCCGAATTCGTTGCTGGAGGAGTCGTCGCCCACGGCCCAGTTGAAGTTGTACTTGACCTCGCCGGACTCGAGGGATTCCTGTGACTCTGAGGAGCCCTGCGGATGGTTTAGGATGGTGAGTTTTCCATGGTGATATAGGACTCTCCAAGACATTGCTTTTGCATTAGTTTGTAAGGATGGGCAGGTGAgctcataattatatttataaaaatttatcacGGACAAACTTATCATTCCTACTTCCAAGTAGAGAACAAGGAAATATGTGACaataaaaagaattagtgagctcATAAACATTTTCATAATAGTTTATAGCAACAAAATGCTTAATAACTTATCATCTCATCCTCCAAAAGAGAACAGAAGACTGTATATTTTGCAATAATAAGACCTGTTTAAATTTCCAAGTTAAGGATATTAATGTGAGTTGATAAAAGTATATCAAATACTCATGATCAAAGGAGACTTGTTTTAACTGATGCTTTTATGTCACTCATAAAGAATATTCCAATTAAGGAGCTGTAGAGCTATACAGAATATTGAGGAATCCTAAAGTACATGGTACTCTGTAACGTCAGTTTAATTGCCTACTTACTCGGGGGGCAGCGTAAGAATAAGTCTCCCTGCTGTCGGCAACAACAAGGGCAGCCAAGCCCAAAACGACCAAGAGgacctgtgaagagagggagATGAGAAATCCTGTAAGAAATCCTATTCTAAAGAAATCCTAAATCCTATGAGAAATCCTGTGAAGACTGAAAACGACTAAGACTACTGAGGAAAATCTCCAAAAGTCACGCTTTCTTGAAGCTACGAACGAAGGTGAATATGACCAAAAGTTAAACGTAActgtaaatatatagtaaataataattctATGGAAATAGACTTTCAGCAAGTCGAAAGGGAAAGTGGAAACAACTggccagaaagaagaagaagaagaagaaagaaatacctTTGAATTCATGCTGTTTCTCTGGGGCAGTCCGCTGCTGTACAGACTGACCTGAcgtctgagtatatatatacatcaccaaGCCCAggttcaggaggaggaggaggagtttgagaaagaggaggaggaggaggaggaggaaaaggaggtgCTTTTCATCCACGATTTCCATTTGGATTCGTGCTACCCGCGGTTGGGTAACATAGGTTCCATAGACACACACATGGGTATTACAGTTgattggattcctctctctcGAATGCAACCGCTTTTACTTtcgaatctatttttttttttttttttttttttttcaaataggttTCCACGAATACACGGACGGGGTGACGGGATAAATCAAATAAACAGAGAGATttgagcggtttttttttttttgtttttttttattattattttatgatttattattcattattctaggCGGTTTTTGCTTGGCTGTCGAAACTGGTATGGGGGAATGAGCCAACCATAAATTGcgtaaatttcattattatttatcatggttttattatttgttatatttataattatcttatcatttataataatttctaATTATTTCATTACTGACTTTCTGTAATTATTCAAGTAAAGTCCTCTTTGAGAAATCTGATACcgcatcatttttttttagacGTCGAAAGATAATCATGTATTTTTATTCGGTCTGATCAACTTCCACCTCTTCGGAAAAGCAGCCGCACTCAAGAATATTCTCCACTGGCTTATGCACTCATTCCATTCGGCATAATACATTTTATATCGAGTTAGTCTCAGTAACTTATGTTTACTTTGACAACCAAGATCCCGAGAGCTTTTTTACTTATGTACGACTAATTCCAAACTTATACAGAGCCTACAAAAGCAAAAGTGCCTTTACACTTATCTGCAATTGATTCCTAACTTATACATCAACTCCAAAAGCACAATTACTTTCTCATTTACCTACAATCAATTTGAAACTTATACAGCAACTCCAAAAGCACAATTGCCTTCTCATTTACCAACAATTAATTCCAAACTTATACAGCAACAAAAGCACAATTGCCTTGTCACTCATCTACAATTCATTCCAAACGTATACAAAACCTCCAAAAGAATACGGCCTTTTCACTCAACTACAATTAATTCCAAACGTATACAGAACCCCCAATAACCCTTTTTAACCCTTCGAATAATTAATAACCAATCACCTCCCTCCCCTGGGGGGCGAAGGGGCACCACAGACAGcctctatatacacacacactccggTCATGGCCGCCCTACCACCGAGGCTTAAGTAAACCACAGAAACACTTATTGAAATACCTCGTCATAGAGACGCCTCTCTCATTTGCATttcggatggagagagagagagagagagagagagagagagagagagagagagagagagagagagagagagagagagagattccccgcGGTGCTCGGCGGGGCGAGATTACTTCATAGCGGTTCACTTTCGTGGGATGATGAGTTTATTTGAGGTTGTTTGAGGCTATTTGAGTATATTTGTTGAAGGGGAGTTCTTCTTacccgtatatgtatatatatatatataaatatatatctttttttctctctccttctttttgaGGAGTGAAAATACCGCGGTTTTGAGAGGTATAATATTGACAGGGATAATTTCTAGATATGAGTTCGATCTGGTTTGTTGAAAAAGTGAGTAATCTTAAGGTATTGCTGTTAACAGAccctaacataataataataataataataataataataataataataataataataataataataataataataataataataataataataaggggaatcAGACAGTTACCCGATAGCTTTCTGTACAAATTTATCCttgaatatgtatacatatacataactgtggaaattgttgtccccatttcaagactcgtgttactatgagtattttttataataataataataataataataataataataataataataataataataattaataaaacaatcgTAAACCTAAAGCACGCAGGAAAAACTCATACGTGAGACTAAACAAAtcctaaaaataacattttttgaaTCTCTAAGTTCTCCAAAATGGGTACTTTTtccctgagagaaaaaaaatcgtccCTCATATTATGCAAAGAACACTTCCATATCCTCAAGGTTACGGAATATTACGCTGTTCATGAAAAagataaatatctttaaaatgctCTTCAAAGATTTAAAACCCGTCCTGAGGACGTCTGGCTTTTATGATGCTTCTATTAAAGTACATCCGAAGAAACTGGATTGTTTCCGAATTCGTTGGGTTAGGAGACGGTATAAAGAAATTGCATTGTTTCTAAACTCGTAAGATGCACCAGATAGCAATAAATAACCGACGGCTTGTTAATTAAAACAGGGTTTGTTTGCtatgaatataaattttattttaaaactgataatcaAAGATGATTAACTCTGTTTCCATGAATGCTAatagtgatgttttttttattaaaagaaatggaATTGCATGCCTTTTTTGTTGATAGGAAATCGTATTTCCAACTGAATTCTGTTATTAACTTTGTGTCTTGTTTATAAACAACAAATCAACCGCGCTGGAAGAAATCGACTGGAACCACGAAACAAGTTGATTACGGCTTCAACTGGATAATTGAAAAACTCAAtttaatgttttgtgtgtgtttttttttttttttttttcattttgttgagTTGAACTGAACGCAAGCAACCATGTGGAACTTGCTTGAGTAAGTTTTCATTGTGGTTACAGAGGAATTGTGGATACAGAGGAATAACAAGTGATTGGAAGTTATGAAATAACgcaaaaataaatatgtacaaatGAAACAAAGAATAAATCTATCAGAAGACAAGTTTTGTAAAGTGTTGGTGTGAAAATATATTCGTTTATTACACGATCGACGAAGACATGACAGTAAACGCTGGAAGCAATGGTTgaagaaatgataaataaatcatctTCAGAGTTCAGTTATAAGCAGCTAGGCTATCATCCTATTTTCTTGAAGCTACAAGGAGTTACTTAATACTTTTACCAGTGTTACAGACAGTCCACGGAGGACCAGGGACCTGTACAATTTAcaggtaaatgaatgaaatttCTCAGAGTGGATGTATCTGTGGTCCATGGTTTTCgctaactcggggagtaaacctacaaacttctttgttgttcttgttgttattgttattcgtGTTGGGGGGGTCAGGGGGTGTGGGtatgaaaggtctatggaagagcctaaaaatgtctaaaaaatgtgttttgtattgatttaaagatacaggaattttaggataggatatttattaattagaatgaaaatgtaaaaagtaaataaggtgcgcgttaaacagtacagaataattatctctaataaaatatagcgtatttatttgaattttccttgGTGGAAGAAGTCTATATTTAACCATAGAATTTAACACGTttaaatcttgcacgcatccaggtaagctggaggtcggatcaagccaATCATGTTCCTTTTGAAAACGTTTGAATCTGAGTCTTATTCCAAATAAGAGTGAACttataaaaaggtaaatatagaaatatataatatgcatcTTATTCCCGGTAAGAGTGAAGTCATAAAAAGGTAaatatagcaatatataatatgcaatatcAGCACTCACCTCTGTATGCCGAACCGACCCTGCAGACAAGTGCTATAAGAGCGAAACATTAAATAATATCAAATACGAATGAGGACACCATTATACGAGATACCCAGGCTAAGAGTCTTTCTAAATATGAATATGCAACGTCAGCAGGGCATAGAAAACGAGAACAAACAACTCTATTGCAGAAAACGACTTGAGAGATTCAGGAATGTTGGCAACCCAGTAGTACTATGTAATTTAGCCGACCAGAAGTACCAATTAACGTCTGAGAAAGTACTTCCCCATTCTGGAGGAGTTACT is part of the Macrobrachium nipponense isolate FS-2020 chromosome 15, ASM1510439v2, whole genome shotgun sequence genome and harbors:
- the LOC135227124 gene encoding cuticle protein 8-like, encoding MNSKVLLVVLGLAALVVADSRETYSYAAPRGSSESQESLESGEVKYNFNWAVGDDSSSNEFGHQEARDGEDTQGSYYVQLPDGRLQKVSFHVDGDDGYVAEVTYSGEAQFPDSDESDESREAPRRYYAAPDSNESK